CGGCTGACGTGCGCCCGCCGGAGCACGGCGCGCTGGTGGCGTTGACCCAAGCGCGCGGCAGCGAGATCCGCAACCGCGTCCTCTTCTTCGAGCTGGAATGGATTGCCCTGGCCGACGAGCCGGCCCGTCGAGTGATCGAGTCAGCCGCCTGCCGTCACTACCGCCACTTTCTCGCCAGCCTGCGTCGTTACCGCCCGCACACACTCACTGAGCCGGAGGAGAAGATCCTGGAAGAGAAAGCCAACACCGGCAGCCGCGCCTTCTCTCGGCTGTTCGACGAGTTGCTATCGTCGTTGCTCTTCGAGGTCGAACTCGACGGGCAGCGCCAAGCGCTGAACGAGAGCGCGCTGCTGGCGTTGCTTTACGACTCGTGCCGCACCAGCCGGCAAGCGGCGGCCCAAGCTCTTACGGCCGGGCTGCGGGCCAACGCGCTGGTGATCACTTCCATCTTCAACACTCTGGTGCAGGACCACGCTATTGACGACCGCTTGCGTTCATACGACGACCCGATGGCGGCGCGCCACCTCGCCAATGAGATCGATGCCCGCACCGTTGAGGCGCTGATGGCGGCGGCCGAAGCCGGTGGCGGCGTGGTGCACGATTACTACCAGCTCAAGCGCCGCCTGCTCGGACTGGATGTGCTCTACGATTATGACCGCTACGCGCCGGTCTTTCCGGACGCGCCGGCGGTGGGCTGGCCGGCGTGCCGCGAGTTGGTACTGGCGGCCTATGCGGACTTCTCCCCGGCTATGAGCGAGGTGGCGGCGCGATTCTTCGCCGAACGCTGGATTGATGCCGAGCCGCGCGACGGCAAACGCGGCGGCGCCTTCAGTGCCGCCACGGTAGCGAGCGCGCATCCTTACGTGCTGGTGAACTACACCGGGCGCGCCCGCGACGTCATGACGGTGGCCCACGAACTCGGGCACGGCGTGCATCAGTATCTGGCGCGCGAGCGCGGTTTCTTGCAGATGAATACCGCGCTCACCATGGCCGAAACCGCCTCGGTCTTCGGCGAGATGTTGGTGTTCGATCGCCTGCGCCGCCAGCAGCATGATGCCAAAGCCAAGCTCGCTCTGCTCTGCGGCAAGATCGAGGACACCTTCGCAACCGTGTTCCGCCAGATCGCGCTCACCCGTTTCGAGCAGGCGCTGCACGCCGCGCGGCGCCAACAGGGCGAGCTCGCCGCCGCGCGTATCGGCGAGCTGTGGTTGCAGTCGAATGCTGCCGTGTACGGCGATTCGGTAACCCTAACCGGCGACTACGCCTGGTGGTGGGGCTACATCCCGCACTTCGTGCACTCGCCGTTCTACTGCTACGCCTACGGCTTCGGTGAGTTGCTGGTGCTGGCCCTGTACGAGATCTACCGGCGCGAGGGCGCGGCCTTCGTGCCGAAGTACCTCGACCTCCTTGCCGCCGGCGGCAGTGAGGCGCCGGCCACGCTGCTCGAGCGCATCGGGGTCGACGTCAGCCAGCCGGAGTTCTGGCAACTCGGCTTGCGCCCGATCCGGGCGATGGTCGACGAGGCCGCGGCCTTGGCGGCGGCGCTCAGCTGACCTCGAACCGGCGCACCACTTGTGCCGGTACGCCACAAGCGTAGCTGAAGGGCGGCACGTCGGTTTCAACTACCGCGCCCGCTCCCACCACCGCGCCTTCACCAATAGTGACCCCGGGCAGCACGATCGCTCCGGCATAGAGCGCGGCGTCACGACCGATCACCACCGGCGCGCGCTGCTCCCCGAGCAGCGGCAGCAGGCGGTCGCCGGGGCGGTTGTGCGCCAGAATGATTACGCCGATGCCGATGCGGGCGTGATCGTGGATCTCGATCAGCTCCGGATGAAGAAGATCGATGTTCACATCCGAGGCCAGGTAGACCTGTTGACCGATGCGCACCCCCTTGGCGCGCTGGCAGGCAATGCGCCAGCCGTTGACGGGCAAGAGCTTGGCCAACAGGTCCAAAATGCGGCGGAACAGATGCGTCATTGTGATTGCATAGCCGGCGGTTGCGCTGCGGGTCAACCGGTCGCCGACTCCCGTTGACTCGCGGGCGCACTTCGCAGTATGCGCTCACTCATGACATGGCGAACGGCAATCGTAACCGGAGCTGCCAGCGGCATTGGCCGCTGCTTTGCGGAAACGCTGGCAGGGCAGGGCGCGGCAGTCGGACTTGTGGACGTGGCGGCTACGGCTTTGACGGCCATGGCCGAGACGCTGCGCGGCCGTGGTTTCGCAGCCGAGTCTCGTGTTGCCGATGTGAGTGCGGCCGACCAGGTCGAGGCGGCGGTGCACGAGTTGGTCGGCAAACTCGGCGGCCTCGACCTGTTGGTGAACTGCGCGGCGATCCTCGGGCCTGGGCGCTTGGCGCAGCAACCGGCGGACGAGTTCGAGCGCACGATCCGTATCGACTTGTTCGGCACCGCAAACGTCCTGCGCGCCGCCTTGCCGGCGTTGCGCCAGAGCCGCGGTGCGGCGGTGTGCATCGCTTCGACCGCGGCCGTGCACGGCTGGCCGAACATGGCGGCGTACTCCTCGGCCAAGTTCGGCGTCGCCGGCTTCTGCGACGCGGTGCGGCCGGAACTCGCGCGGGACGGCGTGCTGCTCACCTGCGTGTTTCCGCTGCTGATCGACACGCCCTTGCTGCAAGGCGCCGACCGGGCACCGATCCTGCGGCAAGGCAAACCGATCCCGCCGGCGGCCGTGGTGGCGAAGACGCTGGCCGGGGTGCGCAAGCGGCGCGCGCGCGTCTTCGTGCCCGAGACCGTACGGCTCGTCGCCGCGATCCACGGCCTGGCGCCGTCGTTACTGGATTGGTACGGCCGCCGCTTCGGGATGTAGGCCGCAGCGCCGCGTCTGCGCTTGGTCGCAGGCGATTTCGCCAGTCATACGGCGACAAAGCGACGACGTTTTCGCCCGAAGTGGCAAGATCACGGCGGCCAGCACGTGCGCTTCGCGCGTGTAGCGCGCAAGGCGCCTTGACGAACTTGGCTTTTTTTCATCGCAAATATGGTCGCGGCTGGCGCGGCTGTTGCTCGCCACTAGGACGTGCGTTCAGCCGCTCATAAAGACGCAGCGGCTTGCTTCCTCTCTCCCGATGCTTTCGGCGGGGACTTGCAGCCCATTGCGGCCCGTACGCCGGCCAGCGCTGGCCCGCTGCGGCCGTTGCGCCTGCTGCTGATCGAAGACTGCGCCGACGATGCCGAGTTGATCGTTCACGAGCTGAGCCAGGGGGGCTACCAGCCGGTGTGTACGCGTGTGGAGACCGCGGAAGAGATGGAGCGAGCGCTGGCACAAGAGGCCTGGGACCTGGTCATCAGCGACCATCAGATGCCGCACTTCAGCGCACCCGCCGCGCTGGCGGTGCTGCACGCCAGCGGCCAGGATCTGCCCTTTGTGATCGTCTCCGGCACCATCGACGAGGCGATCGCCGTGGCCGCGATGAAAGCCGGCGCCCACGACTGCATCAGCAAGGATCGGCTCGGGCGTTTGGTGCCGGCGGTCACACGTGAGCTAGCCGACGTCGAAGCTCGGCGCGAGCGGCAACGCGCACAGCAGGAGCTGCAAGCCAGCGAGGAGCGCTACCGCACCTTGGTCGAGAACGCCAACGATGTGGTTTATACCCACGATCTTGCCGGCATTTTCACCTCGATGAACGCCGCCGGAGAACGGTTGACGGGCTACACCCGCGACGAGGTGTTGCGCATCAACATGGCACAGCTCATTGCCCCCGAGCATGTGGAACGAGCGATTCTCACCACGCGGCGACAGCTCGCAGGTGATATGCCGCCGGCGTACGAGTTGGACATTGTCACGAAGGATGGCCGGCGCGTCACCCTCGAAGTCAACGCCCGCCTGATGTACCAAGGCGGCGTGCCAATCGCGGTGCAGGGGATCGCCCGTGACATCAGTGCGCGCCGGCGTGCGGAGCAGAAGACGGCGGCTTTGTTGGAGGTCGCGGAAGCGATCAGCGGCACGCTGGAAGTCGAGGAGCTGATTGCGCGCGTGCAACAACGCACGGCCGAGATCCTGCCGTGTGATCGCGTCTGCACCTACTGCCTCGACGAAGTCACCGGCGTGGTTCGGCTGATCGCCCACCACGGCGTTCCCGCCGAGTTGGTGGGCGACGCCCAAGCCCTGGAGTTCCCCCGCGCCGCCCTGCACTGGGCGGATCGTACGGTGGTGATGAACGACATGGCGGCCCAGCCCTGGCTGGCACCGGAGATCTACACCCACTTCTGCATCGCCGCGATGGTGGCGGTGCCGCTGCAACTGCACGGGCGCTACCTCGGCAACCTCGTGGCCATAAGGAATGCGGCGGGACGGCCCTTTGATTCCGGCCAAGTCGCGTTGGGCGAGGGTATCGCCCGCCAACTGGCGGTGGCGCTCGGGGCCACCGAGCTCTACCGCGGACAACGCGATCAGGCCGAGGTGGCCACGGCGCTGGCGCAGGTGGGGCGCGAACTCATTGCCGTTGTCGATACCTCGGAACTGCTCGAACGCTTGTGCCGCCTGACCGCCGAAGCGCTCGGCTGCGATGCTAGCCACGTCTTCTTACGCCAAGAGGGTGAAGCGGTGCTCGCCGGTGCCTCCAGCTACGGCTACTCCCCCGAGGGCGCCGAGATGCTGCGCGCCCTGACGGTGCCGGTGGAGGTGGTGGCGGAGCTGCTGGCGCGGCTGGAGGCTGACGACGTTAGGCAAGCCAGCACCGCAGCGGAAGCTGATTCTGTCATCGGCGGTTTGCAGCGCGAGTACGGCATCACCACGGCGCTCTATGCCGCGCTGCGGCGCGGAGTGGACCTGATCGGGACTTTGGTTGCTTGTTACCACGGCCGCACCCGCCCGTTCACCGCGCAGCAGCAGCGTATCATCCGCGGCATCGGCCAACTGGCGTCGCTGGCGCTGGAGAACGCCCGCCTGGTCGAGCAGCTCGAACACGCCAACCGCGTGAAATCCGACTTTGTCGCCACCATGTCGCACGAACTGCGCACGCCGCTGAATATCATAATCGGTTACAACGACCTGCTGTTGGAAGGCATCTTTGGGCCGCTCAACTCCGATCAGGAAGACAGTTTGCGGCGCATGCTCAAGAGCGAATCGGAACTGCTGGAACTGATCAGCACCACCCTCGACCTCAGCCGCTTGGAAGCAGGCCGACTGCCGGTGGAGTGCCAGCCGCTCGATCTAAACGCGCTCCTAGCAGAGCTGCGCGCCGATGCTCCGGCGGTATGGGCCAAGCCGGGCGTCCGCATGCAGTGGCAGGTGGCGGGCGAGCTACCGCCGTTGCGCAGCGATGCCGTGAAACTCAAAGCTGTGCTGAAGAACGTGATCGCCAACGCCGTCAAGTTCACCGATGACGGCAGCGTCACAGTGCGTGTGTGCCCGCGCGACGGCGGGGTCGAGATTGCCGTAAGCGACACCGGGGTCGGCATCGGGGCCGAAGCGCTGCCGATAATCTTCGAGCCCTTTCGCCAAGCCGACAGTTCCGCCACCCGCCGCTTCGGCGGCGTGGGTCTGGGCCTGTATATCGTGCGCCGTCTGCTCGACATGCTCCACGGCAGCATCGGCGTCGAGAGCGAACTCGGGCGCGGCTCTACCTTTCGAGTTGCCATTCCTGCCGACGTTGCCCCTGCTCCAGCCCCGGCGCCGGCGGAGGTTGCCGACGCCGCCTGATGCGGGGGCCGCCGCTCGGAGAGATGGTTGGCGGTGCGCGGGCGTAAGCATTCCACTGTAGGCGATCTTCCGACCCGATGTCGCCGGGCTCCTGCCACTGAGCTGTGGCCCCCGCGGTGTCTGCGCCGAGTCAGCCGCGAGAATTCGCACTCCCCACGCTCTGGAATGCGGGAAGCGGCACGCAACGGAGGCAGCGTGGGCGTAAGCTAATTCCTCTGGTGCAACAGTTGCTCCGGCTAGACCAGCCGTTAACCGTGTGCCGAGCCAGTAATCCAGCACGGATCAGAGCGAAGGGAACGAGGCGAGCAAGCAGCATGAGCAGTGCAGTAGCAAGCGGTGCGGTCAAGGCGGCGGCGGACGGGCCGGTACGTTTGCGCCAACCGCTGCCGTTGCGGGTTTTGTTGATCGAAGACTCCGCCGATGATGCCGCGCTGCTGCTGCGCACGCTGCGCCGGGCCGGCTACGAGTTGAGCTGCGTCAGGGTCGAAACCGCCGGCGACATGACCAGGGCGCTGGCCGAGGGCAGTTGGGATGTTGTCATCTCCGACTACTCGTTGCCTCAGTTCAGCGCTCCCGAAGCACTCGCGGTGCTACACGATAGCGGCCTCGACCTGCCGTTCATCATCGTGTCCGGCGCCATCGGCGAGGAGACCGCGGTTGCGGCCATGAAGGCCGGCGCCCACGACTACGTGGCGAAAGACCGTATCGTGCGGCTGCTGCCGGCGATCGAGCGCGAGTTGCGCGACGCCGAGGTGCGGCGTGCCCGCCGCCAGGTGGAGCAGGCGTTGCACTACCGTGTCGAGTTCGAGCGGCTACTGACCACCGTTTCGACGCACTTCATCAACCTGCAGCCGAGTGAGATCGACGCCGGGCTCGATTATGCGTTGCGCGTTATCGGCGAATTCGTTCGCGTCGACCACAGCTTCATCTGCCGGCTAGTGGACGGGGCGAAGGTGCGCATGACGCACGAATGGTGCGGACCGGGCCGGCGATCGCTGATTGACAATTTCGCGGGGCGGCCCATGGCGGCGCAACCCTGGATCATGGCGGGGTTGAAGCGCGGCGCCGGTGTCTACGTTGCGCGGGTAGCGGACTTGCCGGACGAGGCAGCGGCGGCCAAGGCTCTACTGGACTCGCTCGGCATCCAATCCTTTATCGTGGCACCGATGATGGTTGCGGGGCAGCTGGTGGGATTTCTCGGCCTTGATTCGCAGCAGACGCAATGGGCGTGGCCCGAAGAGGTGGCGACCAATCTCAAGCTGGTCGCCGAGATGTTCGTCAACGCACTTGAGCGCCGGCGCGCCGAGCGGCGCACTGCCGTGCTGCTCGATGTGGCGCGCGAAGTCAGCGCCACGCTCGACTTGCAGGCCGTACTCGACCGCATCCAGCGGCGCACCGCCGAGGTGTTGCCGTGCGACCATGTCGCCACCTTTTATCTCGATAGCGGCCGCGACATTGTCCGTATGCGGGCAGACCACAATATCCCGCAGCAGCTGCTGGCAGCCGCCGCCCAACTGGAGTTCGGTCCCAAGGAGCCGTCGGGTGGTGTGATCGAGAGCGGGCACACCCTGGTTGTCGATGTTGCCAGCGACTCACCCTCGGTGGTGACACAGCTATGCGCCGCTTTCGACCTCGGCGCGGTGATTGCGGTCCCCCTGCGGGTGCGCGGCCATTACATTGGTGCGCTGGTGGCGGCCAATGCCGCCGGCCAGGGCTCGTTCGACGCCGGCCAGGTGGCGCTTTGCGAAGGTATCGCTCGGCAATTGGGCCTGGCCATCGAAGCGGCCGATCTCTACCGCGCCGAGCAAGAGGAAGTCGAAGTGTCGGCGGCGTTGGTGCAAGTGGCGCGCGCGCTGATATCGGCGCTCAACACGCCCGCGCTGCTCGGGCGCCTGTGTCAGTTGACCACCGAGGTGTTCGCCTGCGCTGCCAGCTACACCGCCCTGTGGAAGTCGGCGGAGCATGTCTACGAGGTGGTATCGAGCTATGGCTTTCCGCCGGATCAGGCAGAAGGGCTGCGCGTCCTCAAGATCCCGGATAGCTTACTCGCGCAGATGCTCGCTGAGCTGCCGCCGGACGCTGTCGCACAGGTGAGCACGGCTCAATCGGCCGATGCGGCGCTACGGGAGCTGCAGCACCGATTCGGCATTTCCGCTTCCCTCTACGCGCCGCTGTACTGCGGCCATGAGCGCATCGGCGTGCACGTGGCCTGCGCCCGTGGCGAGACGCCGCCGTTCACGGTACTGCAAGAGCGCATCGCCGGCGGGATTGCGCAGCTGGCCTCACTGGCGCTGGAGCATGCGCGTGTGGTCGAGGAACTCGAGCACGCCAACCGGCTGAAGTCAGAGTTTGTCGCGACGATGTCCCACGAGCTGCGCACGCCGCTCAATATCATCACCGGCTACAATGGGCTGTTGCTCGAAGGTGCCCTGGGCAATCTGAACGCCGAGCAGCGCGACGCCGCCCAGCGCGTTCAGCGCAACGCCGGCGAGTTGCTCAATCTCATCGGGGCCACGCTCGATCTGAGCCGCCTCGAAGCTGGGCGGGTGGTCCTGCAAAGCTGCGAGGTGAACCTGCCGGCGCTACTCGGC
Above is a genomic segment from Deltaproteobacteria bacterium containing:
- a CDS encoding PAS domain S-box protein; translated protein: MQPIAARTPASAGPLRPLRLLLIEDCADDAELIVHELSQGGYQPVCTRVETAEEMERALAQEAWDLVISDHQMPHFSAPAALAVLHASGQDLPFVIVSGTIDEAIAVAAMKAGAHDCISKDRLGRLVPAVTRELADVEARRERQRAQQELQASEERYRTLVENANDVVYTHDLAGIFTSMNAAGERLTGYTRDEVLRINMAQLIAPEHVERAILTTRRQLAGDMPPAYELDIVTKDGRRVTLEVNARLMYQGGVPIAVQGIARDISARRRAEQKTAALLEVAEAISGTLEVEELIARVQQRTAEILPCDRVCTYCLDEVTGVVRLIAHHGVPAELVGDAQALEFPRAALHWADRTVVMNDMAAQPWLAPEIYTHFCIAAMVAVPLQLHGRYLGNLVAIRNAAGRPFDSGQVALGEGIARQLAVALGATELYRGQRDQAEVATALAQVGRELIAVVDTSELLERLCRLTAEALGCDASHVFLRQEGEAVLAGASSYGYSPEGAEMLRALTVPVEVVAELLARLEADDVRQASTAAEADSVIGGLQREYGITTALYAALRRGVDLIGTLVACYHGRTRPFTAQQQRIIRGIGQLASLALENARLVEQLEHANRVKSDFVATMSHELRTPLNIIIGYNDLLLEGIFGPLNSDQEDSLRRMLKSESELLELISTTLDLSRLEAGRLPVECQPLDLNALLAELRADAPAVWAKPGVRMQWQVAGELPPLRSDAVKLKAVLKNVIANAVKFTDDGSVTVRVCPRDGGVEIAVSDTGVGIGAEALPIIFEPFRQADSSATRRFGGVGLGLYIVRRLLDMLHGSIGVESELGRGSTFRVAIPADVAPAPAPAPAEVADAA
- a CDS encoding GAF domain-containing protein, with protein sequence MSSAVASGAVKAAADGPVRLRQPLPLRVLLIEDSADDAALLLRTLRRAGYELSCVRVETAGDMTRALAEGSWDVVISDYSLPQFSAPEALAVLHDSGLDLPFIIVSGAIGEETAVAAMKAGAHDYVAKDRIVRLLPAIERELRDAEVRRARRQVEQALHYRVEFERLLTTVSTHFINLQPSEIDAGLDYALRVIGEFVRVDHSFICRLVDGAKVRMTHEWCGPGRRSLIDNFAGRPMAAQPWIMAGLKRGAGVYVARVADLPDEAAAAKALLDSLGIQSFIVAPMMVAGQLVGFLGLDSQQTQWAWPEEVATNLKLVAEMFVNALERRRAERRTAVLLDVAREVSATLDLQAVLDRIQRRTAEVLPCDHVATFYLDSGRDIVRMRADHNIPQQLLAAAAQLEFGPKEPSGGVIESGHTLVVDVASDSPSVVTQLCAAFDLGAVIAVPLRVRGHYIGALVAANAAGQGSFDAGQVALCEGIARQLGLAIEAADLYRAEQEEVEVSAALVQVARALISALNTPALLGRLCQLTTEVFACAASYTALWKSAEHVYEVVSSYGFPPDQAEGLRVLKIPDSLLAQMLAELPPDAVAQVSTAQSADAALRELQHRFGISASLYAPLYCGHERIGVHVACARGETPPFTVLQERIAGGIAQLASLALEHARVVEELEHANRLKSEFVATMSHELRTPLNIITGYNGLLLEGALGNLNAEQRDAAQRVQRNAGELLNLIGATLDLSRLEAGRVVLQSCEVNLPALLGEIDADTRELREKPDIECVWDVSADLPRLHTDAMKLKTVLKNLIANALKFTERGRVTITARAAQNGVEFLVGDTGAGIAPEILPIIFDAFRQGDSSMTRKHGGVGLGLHIVRRLLELLGGTVSVASVVGRGTTFRVWLPLHAGEPNS
- a CDS encoding M3 family oligoendopeptidase; protein product: MTEHDVSATGVAWDLADLYRGPDDPALHADLDAATERAAAFAAKYRGTVNVTDGPAPEWVAGALVALESLAEQTARPAIYAGLLHAADVRPPEHGALVALTQARGSEIRNRVLFFELEWIALADEPARRVIESAACRHYRHFLASLRRYRPHTLTEPEEKILEEKANTGSRAFSRLFDELLSSLLFEVELDGQRQALNESALLALLYDSCRTSRQAAAQALTAGLRANALVITSIFNTLVQDHAIDDRLRSYDDPMAARHLANEIDARTVEALMAAAEAGGGVVHDYYQLKRRLLGLDVLYDYDRYAPVFPDAPAVGWPACRELVLAAYADFSPAMSEVAARFFAERWIDAEPRDGKRGGAFSAATVASAHPYVLVNYTGRARDVMTVAHELGHGVHQYLARERGFLQMNTALTMAETASVFGEMLVFDRLRRQQHDAKAKLALLCGKIEDTFATVFRQIALTRFEQALHAARRQQGELAAARIGELWLQSNAAVYGDSVTLTGDYAWWWGYIPHFVHSPFYCYAYGFGELLVLALYEIYRREGAAFVPKYLDLLAAGGSEAPATLLERIGVDVSQPEFWQLGLRPIRAMVDEAAALAAALS
- a CDS encoding acyltransferase — translated: MTHLFRRILDLLAKLLPVNGWRIACQRAKGVRIGQQVYLASDVNIDLLHPELIEIHDHARIGIGVIILAHNRPGDRLLPLLGEQRAPVVIGRDAALYAGAIVLPGVTIGEGAVVGAGAVVETDVPPFSYACGVPAQVVRRFEVS
- a CDS encoding SDR family NAD(P)-dependent oxidoreductase produces the protein MTWRTAIVTGAASGIGRCFAETLAGQGAAVGLVDVAATALTAMAETLRGRGFAAESRVADVSAADQVEAAVHELVGKLGGLDLLVNCAAILGPGRLAQQPADEFERTIRIDLFGTANVLRAALPALRQSRGAAVCIASTAAVHGWPNMAAYSSAKFGVAGFCDAVRPELARDGVLLTCVFPLLIDTPLLQGADRAPILRQGKPIPPAAVVAKTLAGVRKRRARVFVPETVRLVAAIHGLAPSLLDWYGRRFGM